One Malania oleifera isolate guangnan ecotype guangnan chromosome 10, ASM2987363v1, whole genome shotgun sequence genomic region harbors:
- the LOC131165938 gene encoding uncharacterized mitochondrial protein AtMg00810-like — MAYFPAGCQIGILAWKFGGTDDLIFTGNDGVMFKEFKKSMLVEFEMSDLGMMQYFLGIEVVQSANGIFISQKKYVQNILDRFRMKDCNPVSTPTEFGLKLNKDHEGKKVDNTLYKQIVGSLMYLTATRPDIMYYVSLISRYMENPTEMHLLAAKRILRYLQGTRDFGLFYEKAEKLELFRFTDSDYVGEQDDRRSTSGYVFMLGTGAVSWSSKKQPIVTLSTTEAEFIVATACACQAIWLKRILEELQFKQVEATTVFCDNNSAIKLSKNPVLHERSKHIDVKYIF, encoded by the exons ATGGCCTATTTTCCAGCTGGATGTCAAATCGGCATTCTTGCATGGAAATTTGGAGGAACAG ACGATCTTATATTTACTGGAAATGATGGTGTCATGTTTAAAGAATTCAAGAAATCTATGTTGGTTGAATTTGAAATGTCTGACCTTGGTATGATGCAatacttccttggcatagaagtagTACAATCAGCTAATGGGATCTTTATTTCTCAAAAGAAGTATGTGCAAAATATTTTGGACAGGTTTCGAATGAAGGATTGCAATCCTGTAAGCACTCCAACTGAGTTTGGTTTGAAGCTAAACAAAGATCATGAAGGTAAGAAGGTGGACAACACACTTTACAAGCAAATTGTTGGCAGTTTGATGTATTTAACTGCAACAAGACCAGACATAATGTATTATGTGAGTTTGATAAGTAGATATATGGAGAATCCAACAGAAATGCATTTGTTAGCTGCCAAGAGAATCCTTCGTTATTTGCAAGGAACTAGAGATTTTGGGCTGTTCTACGAGAAGGCTGAAAAGTTAGAGTTGTTCAGGTTTACTGATAGTGATTATGTAGGAGAACAAGATGATAGAAGGAGCACTTCGGGCTATGTTTTTATGTTGGGCACAGGGGCTGTTTCATGGTCTTCTAAGAAGCAACCAATTGTCACCTTGTCAACTACAGAAGCTGAATTTATTGTTGCAACTGCTTGTGCTTGTCAAGCTATTTGGTTgaaaagaattcttgaagagctaCAGTTCAAGCAAGTTGAAGCTACTACAGTTTTTTGTGACAACAactcagcaatcaaactctccaAGAATCCTGTGTTACacgaaagaagcaaacatatcgatgtgaaatatattttttaa
- the LOC131166916 gene encoding non-classical arabinogalactan protein 30-like, with product METSKLIIIPFLLLLSLAFPSIATVVEETPMKTDVVVEGMVYCQSCEHLGSWSLTGAEPIPAAKVSVTCKEHKDRVSFYKVFSTDGNGYFYAQLEGFKMLDHPLHSCKVKLVSSPLPKCNLSSNVNYGLSGSPLRYENKRLVGKHYEAVVYAAGPLAFRPAHCPPSTHY from the coding sequence ATGGAAACCAGCAAGCTCATAATCATCCCATTTCTCCTACTTCTCTCCCTGGCCTTCCCTTCCATTGCCACCGTTGTTGAAGAGACGCCCATGAAAACAGATGTGGTGGTGGAGGGAATGGTGTACTGCCAGAGCTGTGAGCACTTAGGATCTTGGTCGTTGACAGGGGCCGAGCCCATTCCTGCAGCCAAAGTCAGCGTTACCTGCAAAGAACACAAAGATCGAGTCAGCTTCTACAAGGTTTTTTCCACAGACGGGAACGGTTACTTCTATGCACAGCTTGAAGGATTCAAGATGTTGGACCATCCCCTCCACTCATGCAAAGTGAAGCTGGTTTCATCCCCTCTTCCAAAGTGCAACCTCTCCTCCAATGTCAACTACGGGCTCTCTGGTTCACCGCTTCGTTATGAAAACAAGAGACTGGTTGGGAAGCATTATGAGGCTGTGGTTTATGCTGCAGGTCCCCTCGCTTTCCGTCCAGCCCATTGCCCTCCCTCGACTCACTACTAA
- the LOC131166915 gene encoding uncharacterized protein LOC131166915 — MATSTLHNDLFSSLISDIKTYTGTDPLLPWLRGIRKLRECLPPRFLKEKLPRFLQKCAQTFEADRRYRNDLRYLRVWIQLMDFVDDPITLLRTMEMNRIGMKRSLFYQAYALYYEKIKKFKEAEKMYHLGVQNLAEPANELQKSYEQFLHRMERLKNKRIQRQEGGIAKRHLSRSTSLQNHDQNKENNDNTCRLGCRPVETFAEETVLDKLPNHESAETEVLENSSDNVVPMKDSNNFGASANFSNFETANKPSMKRETGGNGPNFHVKQRYDTGTRLDEPSSFCKDDSVVVKFVDTAIVGKSEAEDACHHGLVDPTINMKEAMNAINSMFREPLEPALVVRRSHRSQPKENHCLKNEFVVFVDEEVDKGAGTSVQEEEKRCLVPQHNRIEICHPHKEPFEIFIDNEGSNEVADINDKKDDLEHCEVQNLTGSASSASCINAFVFPTPKDHSPKFSDDSDAESPPRGQLGENTVVCKFVGSTISDEPMVENACHHGLIDPTVNLKEAMDDINNMFGKPIDFVRTTRLRKKDKAPDRKADFGGFSILPDDDLEQIVAPNVNTDCRGFSILPDDDLKCQQSQPLASSSHKLKELDLFEPTIFTKDAMDDINEMFRMPLDF; from the exons ATGGCGACGAGCACCCTCCACAACGACCTCTTCTCTTCTCTCATCTCCGACATCAAAACCTACACTGGAACCGACCCCCTCCTCCCTTGGCTCCG TGGGATTCGGAAGTTGAGGGAGTGCCTTCCCCCCCGGTTTCTCAAGGAGAAGCTCCCTCGGTTCCTCCAGAAATGCGCTCAGACCTTCGAGGCCGATCGACGCTACAGGAATGACTTGCGCTACCTCCGCGTCTGGATACAGTTG ATGGATTTTGTGGATGACCCAATAACACTTTTGAGGACCATGGAGATGAATCGCATTGGGATGAAGCGGTCTCTATTTTACCAGGCATATGCTCTCTACTATGAAAAGATCAAGAAATTCAAGGAGGCTGAGAAGATGTACCATCTGGGGGTGCAGAA CCTTGCAGAGCCTGCTAATGAGTTGCAGAAATCATATGAGCAATTCCTTCATCGAATGGAGCGGCTTAAAAACAAGAGAATCCAG CGCCAGGAAGGTGGGATTGCCAAGAGGCATCTGTCTAGGAGCACCTCCCTTCAGAACCATGaccaaaataaagaaaacaatgaTAATACATGCAGACTTGGGTGTAGGCCTGTGGAGACATTTGCTGAGGAAACTGTGCTTGATAAGCTACCTAATCATGAAAGTGCTGAGACTGAAGTATTGGAAAATAGCTCTGATAATGTGGTGCCAATGAAGGATTCCAATAATTTTGGTGCTTCAGCAAATTTTTCCAACTTTGAAACAGCTAACAAGCCATCTATGAAGAGGGAAACTGGGGGGAATGGACCCAACTTTCATGTCAAGCAGCGATATGACACTGGAACAAGATTAGATGAACCAAGCTCATTTTGCAAGGATGATTCAGTTGTGGTGAAGTTTGTAGATACCGCAATTGTTGGAAAATCTGAGGCTGAAGATGCCTGCCATCATGGTCTGGTGGATCCTACTATAAACATGAAAGAGGCTATGAATGCCATTAATAGCATGTTTCGAGAACCTCTAGAGCCTGCTCTGGTTGTTAGGAGATCACACAGAAGCCAACCCAAGGAAAATCATTGTTTGAAAAATGAATTTGTGGTGTTTGTTGATGAAGAAGTGGACAAAGGGGCAGGAACATCAgttcaagaagaagaaaaacgaTGTTTGGTACCCCAGCACAATAGAATTGAAATTTGTCATCCTCACAAAGAACCATTTGAAATATTCATCGACAATGAGGGAAGCAATGAGGTTGCAGACATAAATGATAAGAAAGATGATTTAGAGCACTGTGAGGTTCAGAATTTAACAGGTTCTGCGTCGTCTGCTTCATGTATAAATGCTTTTGTGTTTCCAACTCCCAAGGATCATTCACCAAAATTTTCTGATGATTCAGATGCAGAGAGTCCACCTCGGGGGCAACTCGGAGAAAATACAGTTGTTTGTAAGTTTGTGGGTTCCACCATATCGGATGAGCCAATGGTGGAAAATGCTTGCCACCATGGCTTAATAGACCCTACTGTCAACTTGAAGGAGGCTATGGATGATATAAATAATATGTTTGGGAAGCCAATAGATTTTGTTAGGACCACCAGACTGAGGAAGAAGGATAAAGCACCCGATAGAAAGGCAGACTTTGGGGGGTTTTCAATACTTCCTGATGATGACTTGGAACAGATTGTTGCTCCAAATGTCAATACAGATTGTCGTGGGTTTTCAATACTTCCTGATGATGACTTGAAGTGCCAACAAAGTCAACCCCTAGCAAGCTCCTCTCACAAATTAAAAGAACTCGATTTGTTTGAGCCAACCATATTTACGAAGGATGCCATGGACGACATTAATGAGATGTTCAGAATGCCTTTGGACTTTTAG
- the LOC131165936 gene encoding probable inactive receptor-like protein kinase At3g56050, giving the protein MASFVNMSGTPNKTPGFDHLNAHLAEPENNVYNFGLVPLEMITGRVPYSLYDGSVEVWAYDFLRSKLSLGELLDPTLKSFQEDKLEEIGEVTKSCMELGPKQRPAMRKVTVRLRERTAIGPDGAIPRLSPLWWAELEILSDTKVRVNKRDKLKW; this is encoded by the exons ATGGCATCCTTCGTAAATATG TCTGGTACTCCTAACAAAACTCCTGGCTTTGACCACCTGAACGCACACTTGGCTGAGCCAGAAAACAACGTTTACAACTTCGGGTTAGTCCCCCTTGAAATGATCACAGGTAGGGTCCCTTACTCTCTGTATGATGGATCAGTTGAGGTTTGGGCATATGATTTCTTGAGGAGCAAGCTATCCCTTGGAGAACTGTTGGATCCTACTCTCAAATCCTTCCAAGAGGATAAGCTTGAGGAAATTGGTGAAGTAACCAAATCTTGTATGGAACTTGGCCCCAAACAGAGACCAGCAATGAGAAAAGTCACTGTGAGATTGAGAGAGAGAACTGCAATAGGACCCGATGGAGCAATTCCGAGACTCTCACCTCTTTGGTGGGCTGAGCTTGAAATTCTGTCTGATACAAAGGTAAGAGTAAACAAAAGAGACAAGTTAAAATGGTAA
- the LOC131165939 gene encoding uncharacterized protein LOC131165939, whose translation MTIEAIDRPILETILSKETSKDIWDSMKKKYQGSSRVKRAQLQALRRYFETLQMKDGEFVTSYCAMTMEINNKMQFHGEKMDDVTIVEKILRHLTPTFDYVVCSIEKSKDIDAFSLDELQSSLLVHEQKMN comes from the exons ATGACCATTGAA GCCATTGATCGTCCCATCCTGGAAACAATTCTTAGCAAagaaacttccaaagatatttggGATTCCATGAAGAAAAAATATCAAGGCTCTTCTAGAGTGAAGCGTGCACAACTTCAAGctttgagaagatattttgagaCACTACAAATGAAGGATGGGGAATTTGTCACCAGCTATTGTGCCATGACAATGGAGATCAACAACAAAATGCAATTTCATGGTGAGAAGATGGACGATGTCACCATTGTGGAGAAGATATTGCGTCACCTGACACCAACGTTTGATTATGTCGTGTGTTCAATTGAAAAATCGAAAGACATAGATGCATTCTCTCTTGATGAACTGCAGAGCTCCTTGCTGGTCCATGAACAAAAGATGAACTGA